One part of the Acidobacteriota bacterium genome encodes these proteins:
- a CDS encoding PD40 domain-containing protein: MRRQFNHLYEFGAFRLEVAEQRLTHRGAVVPLSPKLFDALLLLVENHGRLLEKDELIRTLWPDSFVEEGNLTHYISQLRKALGADANGQSLIETVPKRGYRFVAPVREVRAEWPIPQTAGTGIFVEETDTESRTEPPVLNSSNGAETDWLDWQDAEPTARVEPVAAPRETVVLAKQRPRSRALPLGLLALGLLSYAAYWWYTRPAPSARFAAAFQKMRPTKLTTNSSVTHLALSPDGKYLAYVQREGAQRGLWFKQTNAANSVQIQPAAEVTYRGVTFAPDGTQLYFVTFEKGSLIGKLYQIPTLGGTPRLLVEDIDSPVSFSPAGKQICFVRNDPARHTSALLLANSDGTQARPLMIFNAPEYLTIEGPAWSPDGEWIACVTAQRRVAGPNRKLLAVRVADGTTQLLAARPWPWIGQLAWLPGNSGVVANAWHEDSNAYSDEIWLFAWPPGAAHLLINDLNRYLGVSLSADARALATIQSTRISRLWVMPLGAPDEARALTKGLGDFYSEAFGLIWPPGDRIVYAANGGGNTDIWARRADGTPPQQLTRDSRVEILPTASAVGQTIVYVAYREGRPHLWRMEADGSRAQQITDGPGESDPALTPDGQWVVYTMEEGEQTVLWKVAIAGGTPERLFDDAATNPLFSPDGKWLACYLLDPQTKRQQVAVLPVDRLREGRAVAKFFPHMPAPLWKLLQWTPDSRALTYGVMNNGGGNLWLQPLDGSAPHALTDFKEDVIFRFAWSPDGKSLVYERGTTVNDVVLLSGDK, translated from the coding sequence ATGCGCAGACAATTCAATCACTTATACGAATTCGGAGCGTTCCGTCTGGAAGTCGCCGAGCAACGGCTGACCCATCGTGGAGCGGTCGTACCTCTCTCGCCCAAGCTGTTTGACGCGCTCTTGCTGCTGGTCGAAAACCACGGTCGGCTGCTGGAAAAAGACGAACTCATCCGCACCCTCTGGCCGGATAGTTTTGTCGAAGAGGGCAATCTCACTCATTACATTTCGCAATTGCGCAAGGCGCTCGGCGCTGACGCCAACGGCCAATCCTTGATCGAAACCGTCCCCAAGCGTGGCTACCGTTTTGTCGCGCCCGTGCGCGAAGTGCGCGCTGAATGGCCCATCCCGCAAACAGCGGGAACAGGAATTTTTGTCGAAGAAACCGACACCGAGTCGCGCACTGAACCGCCCGTATTGAATAGTAGCAACGGAGCGGAGACGGACTGGCTGGATTGGCAGGACGCCGAACCGACAGCACGTGTTGAGCCGGTGGCCGCGCCCCGCGAGACGGTTGTGTTGGCAAAACAGCGGCCCCGCTCCCGCGCGTTGCCGTTGGGCTTGCTGGCGTTGGGCTTGCTCAGCTATGCCGCGTATTGGTGGTACACGCGCCCCGCGCCGAGCGCGCGCTTTGCCGCAGCGTTCCAAAAGATGCGGCCCACCAAACTCACGACCAACAGTTCCGTGACGCATTTGGCGCTCTCGCCCGATGGAAAGTATTTGGCGTATGTACAACGCGAGGGCGCGCAACGCGGCTTGTGGTTCAAACAAACCAACGCTGCCAACAGCGTGCAGATACAGCCTGCCGCTGAAGTCACGTATCGCGGCGTGACCTTTGCGCCCGACGGCACGCAGCTTTATTTCGTGACCTTTGAAAAGGGCAGCCTCATCGGCAAGCTCTATCAGATTCCAACGCTGGGCGGGACGCCGCGTCTGCTGGTTGAAGATATAGACAGCCCGGTCAGTTTTTCACCCGCTGGCAAACAAATCTGTTTCGTGCGCAACGATCCGGCGCGGCACACCAGCGCGCTGCTGCTTGCCAACAGCGACGGCACACAGGCGCGGCCCTTGATGATTTTCAATGCGCCGGAATATCTGACCATCGAAGGCCCGGCCTGGTCGCCCGATGGCGAATGGATTGCCTGTGTCACGGCGCAGCGCCGCGTCGCCGGGCCGAATCGCAAACTGCTCGCCGTGCGCGTGGCCGACGGCACGACGCAACTGCTGGCCGCGCGCCCCTGGCCCTGGATTGGGCAGCTTGCCTGGCTGCCTGGCAACAGCGGCGTCGTCGCCAACGCCTGGCACGAAGACTCCAATGCCTACAGCGATGAAATCTGGCTCTTTGCTTGGCCGCCCGGCGCGGCGCACTTGCTCATCAACGACCTGAATCGTTATTTGGGCGTCAGTCTTTCAGCGGATGCGCGCGCGTTGGCGACGATTCAATCCACCCGCATTTCGCGGCTCTGGGTGATGCCCCTCGGCGCGCCCGACGAGGCCCGCGCGCTCACAAAGGGGTTGGGCGATTTTTACAGCGAGGCCTTCGGCCTGATCTGGCCGCCCGGCGACCGCATTGTTTATGCCGCCAATGGCGGGGGCAATACGGACATTTGGGCGCGCCGCGCCGATGGCACACCGCCGCAACAACTCACGCGCGACAGCCGCGTCGAAATTTTGCCCACGGCCAGCGCCGTCGGCCAAACCATCGTTTATGTCGCCTATCGTGAAGGCCGCCCGCACCTCTGGCGCATGGAGGCGGATGGCAGCCGCGCCCAACAAATCACGGACGGGCCGGGCGAATCGGATCCCGCGCTTACGCCCGATGGTCAATGGGTGGTTTACACAATGGAGGAAGGCGAACAGACAGTACTGTGGAAGGTCGCCATCGCTGGTGGCACACCGGAGCGGCTGTTTGACGACGCGGCCACGAATCCGCTCTTTTCGCCCGATGGCAAATGGCTCGCCTGTTATTTGCTCGACCCGCAAACCAAACGCCAGCAAGTCGCCGTGCTCCCCGTTGACCGCTTGCGCGAAGGCCGCGCGGTAGCGAAGTTTTTCCCGCACATGCCTGCGCCGCTCTGGAAGCTGTTGCAATGGACGCCCGACAGCCGCGCCTTGACGTATGGCGTCATGAACAACGGCGGCGGCAATCTGTGGCTGCAACCCCTGGACGGCAGCGCGCCGCACGCGCTGACCGATTTCAAAGAAGATGTGATCTTCCGCTTCGCCTGGTCGCCCGATGGCAAGTCGCTGGTCTACGAGCGCGGCACGACGGTGAATGATGTGGTGCTGTTGAGCGGGGATAAGTAA
- a CDS encoding tetratricopeptide repeat protein, translating into MKLLIHTLWPTMLLTSLLAMLLAVSSLAQSTPSVSSAMVASADEFYQKQDWANAVKAYQTVTAEYPNNGQAWYRLGIAHHALGQYQQAVEAMLKAEAIGHNPVVMFNLACAYARLNNKDKAFEWLSQAMQRGFRQAQTLENDDDLASLRADARYKPLVESVRANAEPCTKIPEARQFDFWLGEWDVKNTAGQMAGQSSIQLILGKCVILEHWTGTGGVSGKSFNVFDTTDHKWHQTWVDDQGTFTEYKNGEYKDGKLVYVAEQMQKGQKTLQRMTFFNLDANRVRQFGETSNDGGQTWQVSYDLIYHRKNPAKGGQ; encoded by the coding sequence ATGAAACTCTTGATCCACACCCTGTGGCCGACGATGCTGCTGACAAGCCTGCTGGCTATGTTGCTGGCCGTATCTAGCCTGGCGCAATCAACTCCCAGCGTGTCCAGCGCAATGGTCGCCAGCGCCGACGAGTTCTATCAAAAACAGGACTGGGCCAACGCTGTCAAAGCCTATCAAACCGTCACCGCCGAATATCCCAACAACGGCCAAGCCTGGTACCGGCTGGGCATCGCGCATCATGCGCTGGGCCAATATCAGCAAGCCGTCGAGGCCATGCTCAAGGCCGAAGCCATCGGCCACAATCCGGTGGTGATGTTTAACCTGGCCTGCGCCTACGCCCGGCTCAACAACAAAGACAAGGCGTTTGAATGGCTGAGCCAAGCCATGCAACGCGGCTTCCGGCAAGCGCAGACGTTGGAGAACGATGATGACCTGGCGAGCTTGCGGGCCGATGCGCGCTACAAACCGCTGGTCGAGAGCGTGCGCGCCAACGCCGAACCCTGCACCAAAATTCCCGAAGCGCGCCAATTCGATTTCTGGCTGGGCGAATGGGATGTCAAAAACACCGCCGGGCAGATGGCTGGGCAAAGCAGCATTCAATTGATCCTGGGCAAATGCGTCATCCTGGAACACTGGACGGGCACGGGCGGCGTCAGCGGCAAGAGCTTCAACGTCTTCGACACCACCGACCACAAATGGCATCAGACTTGGGTGGACGATCAGGGCACGTTTACCGAATACAAAAACGGTGAGTACAAGGATGGCAAGCTGGTCTATGTGGCCGAGCAAATGCAGAAGGGACAGAAAACCTTGCAGCGCATGACCTTCTTCAATCTGGACGCGAATCGCGTGCGGCAATTCGGCGAAACCTCCAATGACGGCGGGCAGACGTGGCAGGTCAGCTACGATTTAATTTACCACCGCAAAAACCCGGCCAAAGGCGGGCAGTGA